The sequence CGGGCCGGCCGAACTGCACGCGTTCGATCGCGTGCGCGCGAGCGAGCCCGAGCATCGTCCGCGCCGCGCCGAGGATCTGGTGCGCGACGGCCCGCCGGCCGAGCGCGACGGCCGCATCCCACGCGCAGTCGTCGAGCGGCGTGACGTCCGCGCCGTCGACGTCGACGCGTACGAGGTGCAGCCCGGCGCACGGGTCGACGCCGTGCACCGGCGTCATCTCCGTCGCGCTCGGTGCGACGGTGGCGATCCCGGCCTCGCACGCGACGAGCAGGCGGCGCGCCGTCGTGATCCGGTCGGTCGCCAGCCCGCGCCCGTCCACCGGCCGGTTCCAGGAGCCGAACGGCGGGAGCAGCACCGCGAGGTCGGGGCGTGGTGGCACCCCGAGCGCGCAGGCGACGACGTCGTCGAGCGCGGTCGCCGTCGCGTTCGCCGCACCGAGCACGTCGAAGACGATCGCGATCGCGTCGCGCGGCTCGGCCTCGAGCATCTCCAGCCAGCCGAGCTCCGCGAGCGCGCCGTCCACGCTCGCGTTGCCGTCCGCGCACGCACGGTCGACGGCGTCGCGCACGGTCTCCGCAAGGAGCGATCGTTCGGCGGCGTCCATCACTCGTCGCTCCCGAGGTCGAGCAGGCGACGGGCGATGATGTTGCGTTGCACCTCGGCGGTGCCCCCGTAGATGGTCGCCGCGCGCGAGTACAGGTACTCGTTGCGCCACATCTCGCCGACGGAGCCGTCGTCGGTCTCGATCACGCCGGGGAGCAGGCGACGCGCGGCGTCGAACGTCACCTGCTCGCCCGTCGCGACGAGGACCTTGTCGATCGACGTCTCGGCGCCGAGCGTCTCGCCTGCTGCGAGGCGGTGCTGCGTGACCCGGGAACGGGCGCGCAGCGCGTGCAGGTGGACGAACGCGTCGCCGACGATCTCGGCGGTCCGGTCGTCGTCGGACGGCGCGCTCTCGACGAGGAGCTGCAGCCGTCGGTAGAGGTACGCGATGCGTTGCCAGAAGCACGACGACCGCTCGTACGGCAGGATGCTCATCGCGACGGCCCACCCGCCGTTCAGCTCGCCCAGCATGCGGTCGGCGGGGACCGTGACGTCGTCGAAGAACACCTCGGCGAACTCGCGCTCGCCGTTGATCATCTCGATCGGCGACACCGTGATCCCGGGCGTGTCCATGTCGACGAAGAACGCGGTGATGCCCCGGTGGCGGGCCTCAATCGTGCCGGTACGGGTGAGCAGGACGCACCGGTCGGAGTACTGGGCGAGGCTGGTCCACACCTTCTGCCCGTTGACGACCCAGGTCCGCGCGGTCGCGGGGTCTCCACGGGGCGTCGCCCGGCAGCTCAGCGACGCGAGGTCGCTGCCCGTTCCGGGCTCGGAGAAGCCCTGGCACCACAGCTCCGCGCCCGAGAGCAGGCGCGGCACGACGTCCGCCGCGAGGTCGGGCGGCGCGAAGTCGATCAGCGTCGGCGCGAGCACCTCGATGAGCGAGAACAGACCCGGGTCCGCGAGCCCACGACCCGCGAGCGCGGCGCCGAGCTCGGTGCGCATCATCGGGGACCCGCCGAGACCACCGACGCGCTCGGGCCAGCCGTACCGCATCCAACCTGCGTCGAAGAGGATCGCCTTCACCCGTTGCATCTGCGCGACGTGGTCGTCGAGCTCGCCGGGCGGCGTGTAGCGGGGCGCGAGCTCGTCGTGGTGCGCGTCGAGCCAGGCGTGGAGCTCGGATCGGTACTCGGCGAGGTCGCAAGCCGCGCTCATGCGGAAACCGCGCTCATCCGGAACCGCGCTCATCTGGAAACGGGGCACACGCTGGCGGAGAGAAGCATTCTCATCTACCGTAACCGTCCCCCCGTACACGACCAAGGGTGGTCATGCCGTGACGATCTGGCACGAGGACCGTCTGCTCGTCGACGGCGAGCTCGTCGGGGCCGAGCACGGCGCGACGTACGAGACGATCGCGCCCGCGACCGAGGAGGTGCTCGGCACCGCGGCCGACGCGTCGGTCGGCGACGCGCGACGGGCGATCGCTGCGGCGCGGCGCGCGTTCGACACCACCGACTGGTCGCGTGATCACGCGCTCCGGGTCCGGTGCCTGCGCCAGCTCGAGCAGGCGCTGCGCGACGAGGTCGAGCACGTGCGCGAGATCCTCGTCCAGGAGGTGGGCGCGCCCGTGTCGAGCACGGGTGGCCCGCAGCTCGAGGCGCCGATCGACGTCGTCGGGTGGTACGCCGACCTGCTCGAGGGCTACGAGTTCGTCGAGGACCTCGGCGACCGCGACACCTTCGCGGGCCGGCACCACCGTTGGATCGAGAAGGAGGCGGCCGGCGTCGTCGCCGCGATCACCGCGTACAACTACCCGATCCAGCTCGCGCTCGCGAAGCTCGCCCCCGCGCTCGCCGCAGGTTGCACGGTCGTGCTGAAGGGCGCACCCGACACGCCGTGGGCGACGCTCGCGCTCGGCCGTCTCGTGGCGGACGCGACCGACATCCCGCCCGGCGTGGTGAACGTGCTCGCATCGTCGGACAACGCGGTCGGCGCCGAGCTGACGACCGATCCCGACGTCGACGTGATCTCGTTCACCGGCTCCACCGCGGTGGGCCGCCAGATCATGAGCGCCGCCAGCGCGACGGTGAAGCGCGTCTTCCTCGAGCTGGGCGGCAAGTCCGCGTTCGTGCTCCTCGACGACGGTGATCCCGCGATGGCCGGCTTGTTCTGCGCGTACGCGGCGACGTCGCACGCCGGCCAAGGCTGCGCGATCACCTCGCGGCTCGTCGTGCCGCGCGACAAGCTGGACGAGGTCGTCGACGTCGCGCGCACCACGCTCGAGAGCATCCCCTACGGCGACCCCGCCGACCCCGCGAACATGATGGGCCCGCTCATCAGCGCGCGGCAGCGGGAGAAGGTCGCCGGCTACGTCGACCGCGCCGTCGCCGAGGGTGCGAAGGCCGTCACCGGTGGGCGGGTGCCCGAGCACCTCCCCAAGGGCTTCTTCTACGAGCCGACCCTGCTGGTCGGGGCCGGCGAGGACTCCGCGGTCGCGCAGGAGGAGCTGTTCGGTCCGGTGCTCGTCGTGCTCCCGCACGACGGCGACGACGACGCCGTGCGCGTGGCGAACAACTCGATCTACGGGCTGTCCGGCTCCGTCCTCAGCGGCGACCGCGAGCGCGCGCTCGGCGTCGCCCGCCGGATCCGCGCGGGGACGATGAGCGTGAACGGCGGCGTGTATTACGGGCCCGACGCCCCGTTCGGCGGCTACCGGCAGTCCGGGATCGGGCGCGAGATGGGTGCGGCCGGGCTCGACGAGTTCCTCGAGCGCAAGACGTTCGCCGAGCCCGCCGCGACGACCTGACGTGGCGGAACGCCGCTTCCGCGTCGTCCAGTGGGCGACGGGCAACATCGGGACGCGCGCGCTGCGCGAGGTGATCCGTCACCCGTCGCTCGAGCTCGTCGGCGTGCTCGTGTACGACCCTGCGAAGGTCGGTGTCGACGCGGGGACGCTGTGCGGCGAGGAGCCCGTCGGCGTGGCGGCGACCGACGATCCGTCGGCGATCGTCGCGTTGCACGCCGACTGCGTGCTCCACATGCCGCGACACTTCGTCCTCGACGACGTCGTCGCGCTCCTCGAGTCGGGGTCGAACGTCGTCACGACGCGCGGCGAGCTCCTGGCCGGCGGGCACCGCCTCGGCGAGGCGGCGCGTGCGCGTGTGCTCGACGCGTGCGCGTGTGGCAACACGTCCGTGTACGCGACCGGCAGCAGTCCCGGCTTCATCACCGACGCGCTCCCGTTCGCGCTGCTGTCGTTGCAGCGCCGGGTCGACTCGATCGAGATCGCCGAGTTCGCCGACCTGTCCCGTCGCGACTCGCCCCACATGGTGTTCCGGCAGATGGGCTTCGGTCAGCCTCCGGAGGCGTTCGACCCGCGGCGCGCGTCCGCCCTCCTCGCGGAGTTCGGCCCCGCGCTCGACGACCTGGCCGCCGCGGCCGGCCGGCCCGTCGACGACTGGGCGTCCGACGGCGAGGTCGCGGTCACGCGCGCGGCGACGACGATCGCCGCGGGTGAGATCCCGGCCGGCACGGTCGGCGCGCAACGCACCGCGATGGTCGGGCGCAGCCGGGGCGACGAGGTCGTGCGGTTCACCGTCAACTGGTACTGCACGACCGACGTCGACCCCGCGTGGGATCTCCGCGGGACGGGGTGGCGCGTGCAGATCCACGGCGACGCGCCGCTCGACGTCACGCTCGCGTTCCCGATCCCGCTCGACGAGCTCGGGTCGTTCACGCCCGCGTACACCGCGAACCGTCCGGTGAACGCGATCCCGTACGTCTGTGCGGCGGCGCCCGGCATCCTCGCGACGGCGGGCCTGCCGGCGATCACACCGGCAGGCCCGCTCGACGCGTCGCGCTGACTCGGACCGTCGCTACAGCGTCGGCACCGGCTTCGAGCTCGGGATGCTCGTCGGCAGCGGGTCCCAGCACAGGAACGGCTTCCCGGGCGTGCTCCAGATCGGGACGAACTTGCCGTTCTCGACCTTCAGGTAGCCGATGCACTGGCGTGGGTAGTGCAAGTCGGTGTGCTGCTTGGTCCAGTCGACCGGCAGCATCATGCCGTCGGCGTTCCAGTCGGTCAGCGTGTTGAGGTAGTCGACGACCTTCTGGCGCGTGAAGGTCGGTCCGGCGCCCTTCAGCCCGGTGACGAACAGCTGCGCGAGTCCCCAGCCGATCGCCGTGTACTCAGTCGTCTGGTAGTTCGACTTCTTCATCCAGTCGAGGTACTGGTTGAGGGCCGGGAACTTCGGGTTCGTCTCGAGCGGCGCCTCCTGCACGATGACGATCGAGCCGTTGAAGAAGCCGGCGTTCTTCGACATGAAGTCGTGGTCGTACGCGTTCGGAAGGTAGATGGGGACGTTGAGCCCCTGCTGACGCATCTCACGGGCCAGCGTGAGCACGCCGTTGTTGTCCATGCACGTCGTCACGAAGTCGACGTGCGCGTCGATCATCCGCTTCACGTCCGCGCTCATGTCCGTCACGCCGAACGACAGCGCCTTGGTCGTGTACGCCAGCTTGGCGACGGGGTACTTCTCGAAGCTCGCCTTGATGCCGTCCATGCAGTCGGCCGATGCCGCCACGTTGTACGCGAGCACGCCGAGGTTCTTCTTGCCGAGCTTCCACGCCGCGTACGGCAGCAGCGGCGACGGGCACCCGGAACCATTGCACAGCGCGCCGACGGACCCGAAGAGGTTCGGCGGTCCCGTCCACTCCGCGTTGATGCCCCAGCCGAACGTCGGGATGCCGGCCTGCGCGAGCAGCGGCGCGCCGCTGAACGCCACGTTGGTCGCGACCGGGATCACCGCGAAGGCGTTGTCCTGGTCGATGATCGCCTCGACCTCGCGGCGGTTCTGGGTCATCTGGTCGTCGTGGCGGGCGACGATGACGAGCTTCCGCCCGTACATCCCGCCCTGCGAGTTGATCATGTTGAAGTAGGCCTGGACGCCGTCGAAGAACGAGCCGTACGCCGCGCCGAGAACGTTCGTGGTCGCGGCGACCCCGCTGACCCGGATCTCGGTGGGCGTGACGCCCGGCTCGTTCAGCTGCGGGAAGTTCCCGGACTTGATCGACGTCGGCGAGCCGCCGCTCGACGAGGTCGTCGTGCTCTTGGCCTTCCCCGAGCTCGAGTTGGAGCACGACGCCGCGACCGCGGCGACCACCGCGACCACGGCGATCGAGCGGACACGCATCGACAGGCGCGGGCGCCGACCGTCCCCGCCGCGACATGCATGGGTCGCCATCACTCAGTCTCCCCCCGGATCCGTCTCACGCACGCGACGTGCGGAAGACATGTTCTACTCGAACGAGTACGGCGTTTCCGGCGCACGGTAGACGCGATGCCGTCCCCGCGCCACGCGACCCCCGTACCTGACGCCGGTGTCAGGTAAGCTATCCCGCCATGGCCGACCTCCCGAAGATCATCAGCGTCGACGACCACGTCGTGGAGCCCCCGCACGTCTGGCAGACGTACCTCCCGCAGAGGTTCCGCGAGAAGGGACCACGGGTCGAACGCGGCACGTGGGGCGACTTCCGCCTGCGCCCCGGCGCGGTCTACGACCAGCAGCAGGTCGAGGGCGGCCAGCCCGGCGACTACTGGGTCTACGAGGACCGCGTCATCTACGTGCAGAAGCGGTTCGTCGCGATCCCGCTCGACGCGACACCGGGTGGTGACGTGTCGAAGTTCGACTCGAGCGTCATGGACATGATCGCCATGACGTACGACGAGATGCGGCCCGGTTGCTACGACCCGAAGGCGCGCAAGCAGGACCTCGAGCTCGCAGGGTGCGACGGGTCGTTGCCGTTCCCGACGTTCCCGCGCTTCTG comes from Acidimicrobiia bacterium and encodes:
- a CDS encoding acyl-CoA dehydrogenase family protein, with protein sequence MDAAERSLLAETVRDAVDRACADGNASVDGALAELGWLEMLEAEPRDAIAIVFDVLGAANATATALDDVVACALGVPPRPDLAVLLPPFGSWNRPVDGRGLATDRITTARRLLVACEAGIATVAPSATEMTPVHGVDPCAGLHLVRVDVDGADVTPLDDCAWDAAVALGRRAVAHQILGAARTMLGLARAHAIERVQFGRPVARFQAVRHRLAEALVAVESLDAALVAAADEPGPETAALAKAIAGRTARTVAAHCQQVLAGIGFTTDHPFHRYLKRTLALDGLLGSSDRVVIDVGHRLLAQRHVPTLIEL
- a CDS encoding aldehyde dehydrogenase family protein, which translates into the protein MTIWHEDRLLVDGELVGAEHGATYETIAPATEEVLGTAADASVGDARRAIAAARRAFDTTDWSRDHALRVRCLRQLEQALRDEVEHVREILVQEVGAPVSSTGGPQLEAPIDVVGWYADLLEGYEFVEDLGDRDTFAGRHHRWIEKEAAGVVAAITAYNYPIQLALAKLAPALAAGCTVVLKGAPDTPWATLALGRLVADATDIPPGVVNVLASSDNAVGAELTTDPDVDVISFTGSTAVGRQIMSAASATVKRVFLELGGKSAFVLLDDGDPAMAGLFCAYAATSHAGQGCAITSRLVVPRDKLDEVVDVARTTLESIPYGDPADPANMMGPLISARQREKVAGYVDRAVAEGAKAVTGGRVPEHLPKGFFYEPTLLVGAGEDSAVAQEELFGPVLVVLPHDGDDDAVRVANNSIYGLSGSVLSGDRERALGVARRIRAGTMSVNGGVYYGPDAPFGGYRQSGIGREMGAAGLDEFLERKTFAEPAATT
- a CDS encoding dihydrodipicolinate reductase; the encoded protein is MAERRFRVVQWATGNIGTRALREVIRHPSLELVGVLVYDPAKVGVDAGTLCGEEPVGVAATDDPSAIVALHADCVLHMPRHFVLDDVVALLESGSNVVTTRGELLAGGHRLGEAARARVLDACACGNTSVYATGSSPGFITDALPFALLSLQRRVDSIEIAEFADLSRRDSPHMVFRQMGFGQPPEAFDPRRASALLAEFGPALDDLAAAAGRPVDDWASDGEVAVTRAATTIAAGEIPAGTVGAQRTAMVGRSRGDEVVRFTVNWYCTTDVDPAWDLRGTGWRVQIHGDAPLDVTLAFPIPLDELGSFTPAYTANRPVNAIPYVCAAAPGILATAGLPAITPAGPLDASR
- a CDS encoding ABC transporter substrate-binding protein, giving the protein MVAVVAAVAASCSNSSSGKAKSTTTSSSGGSPTSIKSGNFPQLNEPGVTPTEIRVSGVAATTNVLGAAYGSFFDGVQAYFNMINSQGGMYGRKLVIVARHDDQMTQNRREVEAIIDQDNAFAVIPVATNVAFSGAPLLAQAGIPTFGWGINAEWTGPPNLFGSVGALCNGSGCPSPLLPYAAWKLGKKNLGVLAYNVAASADCMDGIKASFEKYPVAKLAYTTKALSFGVTDMSADVKRMIDAHVDFVTTCMDNNGVLTLAREMRQQGLNVPIYLPNAYDHDFMSKNAGFFNGSIVIVQEAPLETNPKFPALNQYLDWMKKSNYQTTEYTAIGWGLAQLFVTGLKGAGPTFTRQKVVDYLNTLTDWNADGMMLPVDWTKQHTDLHYPRQCIGYLKVENGKFVPIWSTPGKPFLCWDPLPTSIPSSKPVPTL
- a CDS encoding acyl-CoA dehydrogenase family protein; this translates as MSAACDLAEYRSELHAWLDAHHDELAPRYTPPGELDDHVAQMQRVKAILFDAGWMRYGWPERVGGLGGSPMMRTELGAALAGRGLADPGLFSLIEVLAPTLIDFAPPDLAADVVPRLLSGAELWCQGFSEPGTGSDLASLSCRATPRGDPATARTWVVNGQKVWTSLAQYSDRCVLLTRTGTIEARHRGITAFFVDMDTPGITVSPIEMINGEREFAEVFFDDVTVPADRMLGELNGGWAVAMSILPYERSSCFWQRIAYLYRRLQLLVESAPSDDDRTAEIVGDAFVHLHALRARSRVTQHRLAAGETLGAETSIDKVLVATGEQVTFDAARRLLPGVIETDDGSVGEMWRNEYLYSRAATIYGGTAEVQRNIIARRLLDLGSDE